A stretch of DNA from Perca flavescens isolate YP-PL-M2 chromosome 11, PFLA_1.0, whole genome shotgun sequence:
ATAATcaaattaatgatggctgaattccacaTTTTTGCAGTTCGCCAAGTTTCCACAAACCGTAGGCTACACACACTGGATGTAAAGGAGCCGATGGAGAGGGACAATTGATGGTGGAAAGTTTATTCTTTATAATAACTAATGTTGGTTATAATTATGATGCTAAAAAACAGAATACTGATGGAAAATATCACACATGTGATTTCAGAGTTAAAAGTATTGTACCCTACCGATTAGCCTACATTTTAGCAGTCATTAAACCTGAAACCACATCAACTGGCTCCTTCCGATTTGAGCGTACATTCTGCGcatgcgcgagacgtaatacgtctccataacagcagatGACGCTAATCGGCGctaatcatagacagtatataatctgcatagacagtatataatatgATAATCTGTCgcccaaaaaaaatgaaaaccggaaatgacggaaTATCTCGCTAGACTAGACCATTGGACTAGACCAAAGGATTTCTAATAAGTATACGGGCTTTGACTAGACCTAGCTAGTAAACACCAGAGCAGTTGTCgtctgttttcatcagagagtgtcgaggtagtcaagaaggatcgttgttctcattactcgctgaatggaagaaaatacgatggctagtaataataataagaaggaGATACTGGTGTTGTCAGCTCTCGGGCTTCTTCTTGTGGAAGAAGAAATATGTCACAGGCAAAAATTAAGGAGAAACGGCACTAAATCATGGATCTCACAGCGACAGGCTCAAGGAGCTTTCCCGTGTCAAATCAcggagaaaataaatatatcagGTGAGATTTTCTCTTTTATCTAATTGTATGTACAGCCCACCTTCGTACAATGTCTAGGACAAAGGGCAGAATGCACGAAAGACAGGAAAGAGACCGCAGGGTCGAAACATTGCCTTTCTTTTATTAATCGAAATAGCTAGCCTGTGATGTGTGTGGACATTAGCCTGCCTCGTAACAAAGACTTATTTTTGGTCATTGAATTCACTAGCAGAAATCGTGTATACGTGATCTCGATAAATGCAGGCATTGTGAAAGTTGGTATGCTGCCTGTCACTAAATATAACTGCTCTGTAAACTTTTCAGAGAAAGAGACCAAGAAGAAGAAGTCCCTGCAATCACAGCTTACCCGCTATCGCAAGCTGTCTCCTTCAGGAAGTTCTGGGACAGACAAGACTCCCAGACAGCAGCGGATACTGCGGATGTTAGAGTTTCTGAAGCCACATACGAAGTCTAACCTCACTCACACGGTATGAACTTTCACTCTCCCATTGCTAAATAGTACTAATTTGGCATCCGAATGAAGTCCAAGCAGTGTTCACTATGGACTTCACACATATTCTTATACAAGAAAGTTTTGTTTTGCCTAACTGACAAAAATGTGCTTCCTTTGTTATGAATGCATTAATTCCATGATATTAAATCCACTCttgtgatttattatttttaattttaggaACCACCGGCCCCTACTGACACCAGTTCAGGCGCCACTGTTGATTCCTTGGACGACAACCAGGATGAGACGGCTTTTGAACCGCTGATTGCAGAATCTACTTTTTTGGACCCAGGCTTTGAGTCAACCAGCAGCAGCTCGTCAGCTGGAAGCCCGCAAAGGCCTCCTGCAAAGCGCAGCAGGAAATCTCACGATGATTCTATGGCAGGTACTAAGATGCGCACAATAGAGGCAGCGCTTCACAGAATGTCTGCAGAGGGCAGACCGGACTTCATTACAGTGGCCTGCCAAAGCATAGAACATAAGTTCAGGATGGTGCCACCACATCTCCTGCCTCGATTGGAGAACAGAGTTCAAAAcctcatttttaattttttcgaGGAGCACAACctggacacacgcacacatgacTCTTAATAT
This window harbors:
- the LOC114564294 gene encoding uncharacterized protein LOC114564294, with amino-acid sequence MEENTMASNNNKKEILVLSALGLLLVEEEICHRQKLRRNGTKSWISQRQAQGAFPCQITEKINISEKETKKKKSLQSQLTRYRKLSPSGSSGTDKTPRQQRILRMLEFLKPHTKSNLTHTEPPAPTDTSSGATVDSLDDNQDETAFEPLIAESTFLDPGFESTSSSSSAGSPQRPPAKRSRKSHDDSMAGTKMRTIEAALHRMSAEGRPDFITVACQSIEHKFRMVPPHLLPRLENRVQNLIFNFFEEHNLDTRTHDS